In a genomic window of Maricaulis maris MCS10:
- a CDS encoding DUF417 family protein, with product MSPGNALLFARLSLAVMFLWFGVMNFTAVGTQITGSWIGGHAFLSGLAEQAGSAAKTLGVYQIIAAVLVGAPIPSGSFRRIGFAMTGLYAFIALTVLLTNPVWIEAAGGFPAIGSGQGILKYIAILGLSLWGGSFENSRMFAQRHTDMRMWSQPVMWLGLILVLGWIGGMKFTAVEAAGIEPLVQTSPFFSWLLGLMPLQTVSNLIGMIELITVIALVGYWFSNTLFRIGLALAMVTFVLTLSFLFTFPGSWSAELGGFPALGRAGHFLLKDLPLLAVCLALMSETGREGTMRRR from the coding sequence GTGTCGCCTGGAAACGCGTTATTATTTGCCCGCCTGTCGCTGGCGGTGATGTTCCTGTGGTTCGGGGTGATGAATTTCACCGCGGTCGGGACGCAGATCACCGGCAGCTGGATTGGTGGCCATGCCTTCCTGTCCGGTTTGGCCGAACAGGCTGGGTCGGCTGCCAAGACGCTGGGGGTTTATCAGATTATTGCCGCCGTTCTTGTCGGCGCGCCGATCCCGTCGGGCAGTTTCCGGCGCATCGGTTTTGCCATGACCGGGCTGTACGCCTTCATCGCGCTCACGGTATTGCTGACCAATCCGGTCTGGATCGAGGCGGCCGGTGGCTTCCCGGCCATCGGGTCCGGCCAGGGCATCCTGAAATACATCGCCATCCTGGGCCTGTCCCTGTGGGGCGGGAGTTTCGAGAACTCGCGCATGTTCGCCCAGCGCCACACCGACATGCGGATGTGGAGCCAGCCGGTGATGTGGCTGGGACTGATCCTGGTTCTGGGCTGGATCGGCGGGATGAAGTTCACCGCGGTCGAGGCGGCGGGCATCGAGCCGCTGGTGCAGACCAGCCCATTCTTTTCCTGGCTGCTCGGGCTGATGCCGTTGCAGACCGTGTCGAACCTGATCGGCATGATCGAACTGATCACCGTTATCGCCCTGGTCGGTTACTGGTTCTCCAATACTCTGTTCCGCATCGGGCTGGCCCTGGCCATGGTCACCTTTGTGCTGACCCTGAGCTTCCTGTTCACCTTCCCCGGGAGCTGGTCGGCAGAATTGGGCGGCTTCCCGGCGCTGGGGCGGGCCGGTCACTTCCTGCTCAAGGACCTGCCCCTGCTGGCGGTATGCCTGGCACTGATGTCAGAGACGGGCCGCGAGGGCACCATGCGGCGCCGATAG
- the qatD gene encoding Qat anti-phage system TatD family nuclease QatD, protein MIDFHCHIDLYDSPALALDRALTSNTFVLSVTTTPKAFLGTQKLAAGNKSVQTALGFHPQLAHERADELALIDYLMPQARFVGEIGLDGSVDFKEYLELQKMVFRRMLTAAAQFGGRVMSIHSRGAATEVLDMLEQHPNAGTPVLHWFSGTKAELSRAVSLGAWFSVGPAMLKSAKGRELARLMPKGRVLTETDGPFATLKGRVLYPNDVRLAIDALSDIWGEGDGPVGAQITSNFHKLNSIADAIFVQTEFA, encoded by the coding sequence ATGATCGACTTTCACTGTCATATAGATCTGTACGACAGTCCTGCACTGGCTCTTGATCGCGCGCTCACCAGCAACACCTTCGTTTTATCGGTGACGACCACCCCGAAAGCATTCTTGGGGACGCAAAAACTCGCGGCGGGAAACAAGAGCGTGCAAACCGCTTTGGGTTTTCACCCGCAGCTAGCTCATGAAAGAGCTGATGAGTTGGCGCTCATTGATTATCTCATGCCGCAAGCTCGATTTGTTGGTGAAATCGGCCTCGATGGTTCGGTCGACTTCAAGGAGTATTTGGAACTCCAGAAAATGGTGTTTCGTCGCATGTTGACTGCAGCGGCGCAGTTCGGCGGGAGAGTGATGTCGATCCATTCGCGGGGCGCCGCCACAGAGGTGCTCGACATGCTGGAGCAACATCCAAATGCAGGCACTCCAGTTTTGCACTGGTTCAGCGGGACTAAGGCAGAGTTGTCGAGAGCGGTTTCGCTTGGGGCTTGGTTCTCTGTGGGGCCGGCGATGTTGAAGTCTGCGAAGGGCCGGGAGCTGGCTCGACTAATGCCCAAGGGCAGGGTTTTGACTGAAACGGATGGTCCGTTCGCGACTTTGAAAGGCCGCGTGTTGTACCCCAACGACGTTCGGCTCGCGATAGACGCGTTGTCGGACATATGGGGAGAGGGCGACGGCCCTGTCGGCGCTCAAATAACCTCAAACTTCCATAAGCTTAACAGCATAGCGGACGCGATTTTCGTCCAGACCGAATTCGCTTAG
- the qatC gene encoding Qat anti-phage system QueC-like protein QatC gives MTRVFAHPDQAAFSSAKYEIPVLLFGRVQVGGPPNAVGNQVRRQLARLDLPIEQSAYDFLAIALAVAAADRFALRSAADDGFGRNIEVTVGLADPARWTPVAKKLERALGFLSGDQWHFNFVAGGDTVPSHKERSRLKNKVDLEGADEVCLFSGGMDSLIGAIDRIADGHRPLLVSRSTRGDGGYQTYLHGMLPEVPSLRINDDIRGELQGEPSTRTRSIVFLALAACAASAISRLHNDSIVPLIIPENGFISLNPPLTVRRIGALSTRTVHPHFISSLQAIFDEVGIPAAIENPYFFKTKGEALRECRDQPLVTKLISKTTSCGKWKRYWQQCGRCVPCLIRRSAFHAAGIADETATSKHVGYRFDDLNDALRTDRDRADIRAVSAAIRRVNGGDFGKWVIRGGPLPLDPTARNEHKDVARRGVFEIDQFLKDLGIDA, from the coding sequence GCGCCAGTTGGCTCGGTTAGATTTACCGATCGAACAATCTGCGTACGATTTCTTGGCTATAGCGCTTGCCGTCGCTGCGGCAGACCGCTTCGCACTCAGATCCGCCGCGGACGATGGATTTGGACGAAATATTGAAGTAACTGTCGGTCTGGCAGATCCGGCCCGATGGACCCCGGTCGCGAAAAAGCTCGAACGGGCACTCGGGTTTCTAAGTGGCGACCAATGGCATTTCAACTTCGTCGCTGGAGGGGACACAGTTCCCAGCCACAAAGAAAGATCTCGCCTAAAAAACAAAGTCGATCTGGAGGGCGCTGACGAGGTTTGTCTTTTTTCTGGTGGCATGGACAGCCTGATCGGGGCGATAGACAGGATCGCTGACGGACACCGGCCGTTACTTGTCAGCCGGTCTACTCGCGGCGATGGCGGGTATCAGACGTACCTCCACGGAATGCTCCCAGAGGTTCCAAGTCTTCGCATCAACGATGACATCCGAGGGGAACTGCAAGGAGAGCCCTCGACACGAACAAGAAGTATCGTGTTTCTAGCCCTAGCAGCCTGTGCTGCGTCGGCGATATCAAGGCTGCATAATGATAGTATCGTCCCTCTCATTATCCCAGAGAACGGCTTTATTTCTCTAAATCCACCTCTAACTGTGCGCCGAATTGGCGCGCTTAGTACGCGGACGGTGCATCCGCATTTCATTTCTTCGTTGCAAGCGATTTTTGATGAGGTCGGAATACCCGCGGCAATCGAAAACCCTTACTTTTTCAAAACGAAAGGTGAGGCTTTGCGTGAGTGCCGCGATCAACCTCTTGTGACGAAACTGATATCCAAGACGACATCCTGCGGTAAGTGGAAGCGTTACTGGCAACAATGCGGGCGATGCGTGCCGTGTCTTATTCGTAGGTCGGCGTTCCATGCCGCGGGCATTGCCGACGAAACTGCTACGAGCAAGCACGTGGGTTATAGGTTCGATGATTTGAACGACGCACTGAGAACGGATCGAGACCGAGCTGACATCAGGGCTGTTTCCGCTGCAATTCGCCGCGTAAATGGTGGCGATTTCGGCAAATGGGTGATACGTGGCGGCCCTCTACCGTTGGACCCAACGGCGCGTAACGAGCACAAGGACGTGGCTCGGCGTGGCGTGTTCGAGATCGATCAATTTTTGAAAGACCTGGGCATCGATGCATGA